One window of the Sediminitomix flava genome contains the following:
- a CDS encoding glycoside hydrolase family 43 protein codes for MKSAYQYISQFLLWGAVLASSCALHKEENQKIVWENPIREGINPYGMKDFFIYPEGESYYMVGTEYPDPFQATEGLQLYKADQFNTWKVAKLLIEKAKIPANAWYKDEWKAPEIHKIRGKYYLSFNGRNNTINPYKKHGFGLAVADKIDGLYQVLTSDAPLLECNNATLVEAADGSVYILYDMDGRIYSVELDIENAKLKAEPKELLGPSTLAKNYKYLDAPQVTKKGDTYHLLCSQFYGGYVVKVNHMTSKHPLGPWKWEADNPLYTFLEAEADLEVKMPYPTTHGYAPPTQVIFSNQLFRGKNDNYFIAYHSSEKYSEPYLCIEPVLMSGNQITIIQAKERKQKVALR; via the coding sequence ATGAAATCAGCTTATCAATACATTAGCCAATTCCTTCTTTGGGGAGCTGTATTAGCTTCATCTTGTGCCTTGCACAAAGAAGAAAACCAAAAGATCGTTTGGGAAAATCCAATTCGGGAAGGCATCAACCCGTATGGGATGAAAGACTTTTTTATTTATCCAGAAGGCGAGTCTTATTATATGGTGGGAACGGAATACCCAGACCCTTTCCAAGCCACTGAGGGGCTTCAGCTTTACAAAGCTGATCAATTCAATACTTGGAAAGTAGCTAAACTTCTGATCGAAAAAGCAAAAATACCCGCTAATGCTTGGTACAAAGACGAATGGAAAGCACCCGAAATACATAAAATTAGAGGGAAGTACTATTTAAGTTTTAACGGACGAAATAATACGATCAATCCTTATAAAAAACATGGCTTTGGCCTTGCCGTTGCCGATAAAATTGATGGTTTATACCAAGTTTTGACAAGCGATGCACCACTCCTTGAATGTAACAATGCTACGCTTGTAGAAGCAGCCGATGGAAGCGTGTATATCCTTTATGATATGGATGGCAGAATCTACAGTGTGGAACTGGATATTGAAAATGCCAAATTGAAAGCTGAACCCAAAGAACTGCTTGGCCCTAGTACTTTAGCAAAAAACTACAAATATTTGGATGCGCCACAAGTCACAAAAAAAGGAGATACTTATCATCTGCTTTGCTCACAGTTTTATGGCGGATATGTTGTGAAAGTAAACCATATGACTTCCAAACATCCATTAGGCCCTTGGAAATGGGAAGCAGACAACCCTTTGTATACTTTTTTGGAAGCAGAAGCTGATTTGGAAGTAAAAATGCCATACCCAACTACTCATGGCTATGCTCCTCCTACACAGGTCATTTTCAGTAATCAACTTTTCAGAGGGAAAAATGACAACTACTTTATTGCCTACCACAGCTCTGAGAAATATTCAGAACCTTACCTCTGCATCGAACCTGTGCTGATGTCAGGTAACCAAATCACAATTATTCAAGCAAAAGAAAGAAAACAAAAAGTAGCATTGAGATGA
- a CDS encoding sulfatase family protein — translation MKIMKGKRIYLFIALVVGLLGWRPASEKQKEQPNILWIYIEDLNPVFSCYGVENNPTPFIDQLADQGVLFSNAYTPSPVCSAARSAIITSTMATSLGTHNHHSSRTVEDAIFLPEGVKTVPELFKEAGYYTFNHGKDDYNFIYDRKKLYSDPIKLDYWYTFAGKGNWIDSLSSDRPFFGQIQLAGGKLALSQTYGNHVDKITPIDRNAVEVPPYYPDIPWVREDWARHHDAARLTDLEVAEIIEKLRKKGLLDNTYIFLFSDHGYKGIRHKQFLYDGGTKIPLIVSYFGDDTELKKGKERKDLVNGIDIGTSSLRFAGLPIPTYMEGKDLFDRKNQRDYVITTRDRCDFSIDRIRAVRTEKYKYIRNFMPHRSYTQPSYRDKRKEFTQIKKAFEEGKLNEVQAKYWLPTKPEEEFYDLENDPHEIHNLATDESFQKELEKHRLILENWIEETDDKGQYPENPYALKFIYDRWGKRCVNEEYEAIKKIKVWNTPKKNLKF, via the coding sequence ATGAAGATTATGAAAGGAAAACGTATTTATTTGTTTATTGCTTTGGTAGTTGGTTTGTTAGGATGGCGACCAGCTAGTGAGAAGCAAAAAGAACAACCAAACATTCTTTGGATTTATATTGAAGACCTAAATCCTGTATTTAGTTGCTATGGTGTTGAAAATAACCCCACACCATTTATTGATCAATTGGCAGATCAAGGGGTACTTTTTAGTAATGCATATACGCCTTCACCTGTATGTTCAGCAGCCCGTTCGGCCATTATCACCTCTACAATGGCAACGAGTTTAGGAACGCACAATCACCATTCGTCAAGAACGGTAGAAGATGCCATATTTTTGCCCGAAGGTGTAAAAACAGTTCCTGAGTTATTTAAAGAGGCAGGGTATTATACTTTCAATCATGGGAAAGACGATTACAATTTTATTTATGATCGGAAGAAATTGTATAGTGACCCGATCAAGCTAGATTATTGGTACACCTTTGCGGGAAAAGGAAATTGGATTGATTCGCTGAGTTCAGATCGTCCGTTCTTTGGGCAAATTCAATTAGCTGGTGGAAAATTAGCTCTTTCGCAAACCTATGGAAATCATGTCGATAAAATCACACCGATTGATCGAAATGCGGTAGAAGTTCCACCTTATTATCCAGACATTCCTTGGGTGAGAGAAGATTGGGCAAGGCATCATGATGCGGCTCGGTTGACCGATTTGGAAGTAGCAGAAATTATCGAGAAACTTCGCAAGAAAGGACTCTTAGACAATACATACATCTTCCTTTTTTCTGATCATGGATACAAAGGCATTCGTCATAAACAGTTTTTGTATGATGGAGGGACCAAGATTCCTCTGATTGTCTCTTATTTTGGCGATGACACTGAGCTGAAAAAAGGGAAAGAACGAAAAGACTTGGTGAATGGCATTGATATAGGAACGAGTTCTTTGCGTTTTGCAGGATTGCCAATACCTACATACATGGAAGGAAAAGACCTTTTTGACCGAAAAAACCAAAGAGATTATGTGATCACGACCAGAGATCGTTGTGATTTTTCGATCGATCGTATTCGAGCTGTGCGCACAGAGAAGTATAAATACATTCGCAATTTTATGCCACATCGTTCTTATACACAGCCTTCTTACCGAGATAAGCGAAAGGAATTTACGCAGATCAAAAAAGCCTTTGAAGAAGGTAAACTAAATGAGGTACAGGCTAAATACTGGCTACCCACAAAACCTGAAGAGGAGTTTTATGATCTGGAAAATGACCCGCATGAAATCCACAATTTAGCAACGGATGAAAGTTTCCAAAAAGAACTCGAAAAGCACCGTTTGATCTTAGAAAATTGGATAGAAGAAACCGATGATAAAGGGCAATATCCTGAAAATCCTTATGCCCTCAAGTTTATTTATGACCGTTGGGGCAAACGTTGTGTGAATGAGGAATATGAGGCGATTAAGAAAATAAAAGTTTGGAATACGCCTAAGAAGAATCTGAAGTTTTAA
- the araA gene encoding L-arabinose isomerase encodes MTKRTYEIWFATGSQHLYGEETLKQVADHSSQIVNYLDASENLSVKLVYKPILTTPDQIYQLCLEANNTEDCVGIVTWMHTFSPAKMWINGLRALQKPMLHLHTQFNRDIPWGDIDMDFMNLNQSAHGDREFGFINTRLRLNRKVVVGHWKDEQVIKQIDTWARVATAKADLQGGKFARIGDNMRYVAVTEGDKVSSEIKFGFSVNGFGIEDLTAHVDAVSDANVLALVEQYESEYNLAPNLMADGEMRASLLDAARIELGLRSFLEEGEFLGFTDTFENLGTLKQLPGLAVQRLMADGYGFGGEGDWKTAALLRASKVMAKGLKGGTSFMEDYTYHFNPENPAVLGAHMLEICPSIADAKPKCEVHPLGIGGKEDPVRLVFNSPAGAGLNASLITMGDRFRLLVNTVNAVEPEADLPNLPVARVLWNPLPDMNTALKAWILAGGAHHTVYSQALTAEFMEDFADMFDIELVTIDEHTRMQSFKESLRVNDLYYQLRKEY; translated from the coding sequence ATGACAAAGCGCACGTACGAGATTTGGTTTGCTACAGGGAGCCAGCATTTATATGGAGAAGAAACCCTAAAGCAAGTGGCGGATCATTCATCACAAATTGTCAATTATTTGGATGCCAGTGAGAATCTATCCGTTAAATTAGTTTATAAACCAATCTTGACAACACCTGATCAGATATATCAGTTATGTCTTGAGGCCAACAATACGGAAGATTGTGTGGGTATTGTGACTTGGATGCATACCTTTTCACCTGCGAAAATGTGGATCAATGGTCTGAGAGCCTTACAAAAACCAATGCTGCATTTGCATACACAATTCAATAGAGATATACCTTGGGGTGATATCGATATGGATTTCATGAACTTAAATCAGTCTGCTCACGGTGATAGAGAGTTTGGTTTTATCAATACACGTTTGCGTTTGAATCGTAAGGTAGTCGTAGGTCATTGGAAAGATGAGCAAGTCATCAAACAAATTGACACTTGGGCAAGGGTAGCTACTGCAAAAGCAGACCTACAAGGTGGAAAGTTTGCTCGTATCGGTGATAATATGCGTTATGTGGCAGTTACAGAAGGTGATAAAGTATCGAGTGAAATCAAGTTTGGTTTCTCAGTGAATGGTTTTGGAATTGAAGATTTAACCGCTCATGTAGATGCGGTTTCAGACGCAAACGTATTGGCTTTGGTAGAACAATACGAAAGCGAATATAACTTAGCACCTAACTTGATGGCAGACGGAGAGATGAGAGCATCTCTGTTGGATGCTGCTCGCATTGAATTGGGCTTGAGAAGTTTCTTGGAAGAAGGGGAATTCCTTGGGTTTACCGATACCTTCGAAAACTTAGGTACACTAAAGCAGTTACCAGGTTTGGCAGTTCAACGTTTGATGGCTGACGGCTATGGTTTTGGGGGTGAAGGAGATTGGAAAACAGCTGCACTTTTGAGAGCTTCTAAAGTGATGGCGAAAGGCTTGAAAGGTGGAACTTCATTTATGGAAGATTATACCTATCATTTCAATCCAGAGAATCCTGCTGTATTGGGGGCGCACATGCTTGAAATTTGTCCATCTATTGCAGATGCAAAACCAAAATGTGAAGTACATCCTTTGGGTATTGGTGGAAAAGAAGACCCTGTTCGTTTGGTCTTCAATTCACCTGCAGGAGCTGGTCTAAATGCATCTCTAATTACGATGGGAGATCGTTTCAGACTTCTTGTAAACACTGTAAATGCAGTAGAACCAGAGGCAGATTTACCAAACCTTCCAGTAGCACGTGTACTTTGGAATCCGCTACCAGATATGAATACGGCACTTAAAGCATGGATTTTGGCAGGGGGAGCACATCATACAGTATATTCGCAGGCTTTGACGGCTGAGTTTATGGAAGATTTTGCAGATATGTTTGATATAGAATTAGTGACCATCGATGAGCATACAAGAATGCAATCGTTCAAAGAGTCATTAAGAGTAAATGATCTTTATTATCAGCTAAGAAAAGAATATTAA
- a CDS encoding nucleoside hydrolase-like domain-containing protein: MYFFNKLKSNKGLSVISLCLIFGISLTISACDDPSEGKPAIWILTDFTGMKKDGIEFRHQNDKQSQLNTVSDPDDYVAMVMYLMNANKFHTAQIVLGSDGADKSKGTNPLTEFQNRILTAYEHDISFWNSNKNTKGFPSAQEISAVTKLTTLQGQKFDTNENYTDFKSLAPTVKSLVKELEKNKYSAENPLYVLVWGPMTEAAMAVKHLQAKGNTDALERLFVVSHWTTSFLRHNNPSKCTALEEDRVKYGVANCNEDCEACEFLHKEAQNAQAKFRFVDVGSVGQGGIVGGSRPFFGKKGIQGEHAQAFLTSEMGKLFIESNFMYNRPDGSDCATFYTILGDYGLTLNDFYTNGVITEEQERYAETAFKNNANKMMQELLALSQVVQ, translated from the coding sequence ATGTATTTTTTCAATAAACTAAAGTCTAATAAAGGACTTAGTGTTATAAGTCTATGTCTGATTTTTGGTATAAGTCTAACAATTAGCGCATGTGATGATCCGTCAGAAGGCAAACCCGCTATCTGGATTCTAACGGATTTTACAGGAATGAAAAAAGATGGTATAGAATTTCGACATCAGAATGATAAACAGTCACAACTCAATACCGTAAGTGACCCTGATGATTACGTAGCGATGGTTATGTACCTCATGAATGCCAATAAATTTCATACCGCACAAATTGTATTAGGCTCTGACGGGGCTGATAAAAGTAAAGGTACTAATCCATTGACAGAGTTTCAAAATCGTATTTTGACAGCCTACGAGCACGATATTTCTTTTTGGAATTCAAACAAAAACACAAAGGGATTTCCTTCTGCACAAGAAATTTCAGCAGTAACAAAACTGACTACTTTACAAGGTCAAAAGTTTGACACTAACGAAAACTATACAGATTTTAAAAGCCTTGCACCTACAGTAAAGTCCTTAGTCAAGGAATTGGAAAAAAATAAATACTCGGCTGAAAATCCGCTTTATGTACTGGTTTGGGGACCGATGACAGAAGCTGCAATGGCCGTAAAACACTTGCAAGCAAAAGGAAATACAGACGCTTTGGAACGCCTTTTTGTGGTTTCGCACTGGACAACATCTTTTTTAAGACATAACAATCCATCCAAATGTACTGCTTTAGAAGAAGATCGAGTGAAGTACGGAGTCGCAAACTGTAATGAAGACTGTGAGGCTTGTGAGTTTTTGCATAAAGAAGCACAAAATGCCCAAGCAAAATTCAGATTTGTAGATGTCGGTTCTGTAGGTCAAGGCGGAATTGTAGGGGGTTCTCGTCCTTTCTTCGGGAAAAAAGGCATACAAGGTGAGCATGCCCAAGCCTTTCTAACTAGTGAAATGGGTAAACTATTTATTGAATCTAACTTTATGTATAACCGTCCCGATGGTTCAGACTGTGCGACATTTTATACCATTCTAGGAGATTATGGTCTGACCCTAAATGATTTTTATACTAACGGAGTTATCACTGAAGAGCAAGAACGATATGCTGAAACTGCTTTTAAAAATAATGCAAATAAAATGATGCAAGAATTGTTAGCCCTTAGTCAGGTAGTTCAATAA
- a CDS encoding winged helix-turn-helix transcriptional regulator produces MGRRFIENSKNCSLVHAMNILGGKWKPIIIYLLANGSLRFGKLLLFLPQISKKVLTEQLKELESDGILIRTKFDEIPPRVEYSLSEKGIKLLPVLKALSDWTFEVYNEMEFEECKIVTL; encoded by the coding sequence ATGGGAAGAAGGTTCATTGAAAATTCAAAAAATTGTTCATTGGTGCATGCGATGAATATTCTTGGAGGAAAATGGAAGCCAATAATTATTTATTTGCTTGCTAATGGTAGCTTACGATTTGGTAAACTTCTTTTATTTTTACCACAGATTTCTAAGAAGGTGCTTACCGAACAGCTCAAAGAGCTTGAAAGTGATGGTATTTTGATAAGAACTAAGTTTGATGAAATTCCACCACGTGTAGAGTATTCGCTTTCTGAAAAGGGAATCAAACTATTACCTGTCTTGAAAGCACTTAGCGATTGGACTTTTGAGGTTTATAATGAAATGGAATTTGAGGAATGTAAAATTGTTACTCTATAG
- a CDS encoding SDR family oxidoreductase, whose product MSKTILMTGSATGFGAGVVIGLAKQGHRVIATVENWTQKTLLINKAEEAGVELTVEKLDYLEDDDINEIVRKYGDKVDILSLNAATGETGPVAEIPIKRIKRVFDVNVFKTIEIAQKFSKIFVAKGKGKIIFTSSIAGFFTFKYLGPYVASKHALEGLVQTMQLELEDTGVTVATINPGPFSTGFNHRMYDTALQWIDPNVHFTDPEEIKKIQDQFINGGIEFDPQGMIDFMIEKIPADKHKFRNVYPEDVLPDVKSYEASLWIKEVGK is encoded by the coding sequence ATGAGTAAGACTATATTAATGACAGGTTCTGCAACAGGCTTTGGTGCAGGAGTAGTAATAGGTTTAGCGAAACAAGGGCATAGAGTTATTGCAACCGTAGAAAACTGGACTCAAAAAACACTTTTAATAAATAAAGCTGAGGAAGCGGGAGTCGAGTTGACGGTAGAAAAACTTGATTATTTGGAAGATGATGACATAAACGAAATCGTCAGAAAGTATGGTGATAAAGTAGATATATTAAGCTTGAACGCTGCTACTGGAGAAACAGGACCTGTAGCGGAAATTCCGATCAAAAGGATCAAGCGTGTTTTTGATGTCAATGTTTTCAAGACAATTGAGATCGCTCAAAAATTTTCTAAGATTTTCGTAGCTAAAGGTAAAGGTAAGATTATTTTCACTTCCTCAATTGCAGGGTTTTTCACATTTAAATATCTAGGGCCTTATGTAGCATCTAAGCATGCACTCGAAGGTTTAGTTCAGACAATGCAACTTGAGCTTGAAGATACTGGAGTTACTGTGGCTACAATTAATCCAGGACCTTTTAGCACGGGCTTTAATCACCGAATGTATGATACGGCTTTGCAATGGATTGATCCTAATGTTCACTTTACTGACCCTGAAGAAATTAAAAAAATTCAAGATCAGTTTATCAATGGAGGAATTGAATTTGACCCACAAGGAATGATCGATTTTATGATTGAAAAGATCCCCGCTGATAAGCACAAATTTAGAAATGTTTATCCAGAGGATGTGTTGCCTGATGTGAAATCATACGAAGCTTCACTTTGGATAAAAGAAGTCGGGAAGTAA
- a CDS encoding putative quinol monooxygenase: MNNTIHIVVELVAQEGKFDEMKDIFSELASATREEKGVISYSFIEDENRKNTLLSVEEWQDEESEKKHWDTPHLKSALKKANEVFASEPIVHKGKKII; encoded by the coding sequence ATGAATAATACAATACACATAGTAGTAGAATTGGTGGCTCAAGAAGGTAAGTTCGATGAGATGAAAGATATTTTCAGTGAGCTAGCTTCAGCAACTCGTGAAGAGAAGGGAGTAATTAGTTACTCTTTTATTGAAGATGAAAATCGAAAAAACACATTGCTTTCAGTCGAAGAATGGCAAGACGAAGAATCTGAAAAAAAGCACTGGGATACACCACACCTTAAATCTGCACTAAAAAAAGCAAACGAAGTATTTGCAAGCGAACCGATTGTGCACAAAGGAAAAAAAATAATCTAA
- a CDS encoding AMP-binding protein: MYIPFKPFYELKGLQNTELSNALFCEYIPHHQNLYFPNQGTTLKEDCEDQKQKIDKILGAQSAYEQFLKKKYRKAVYDIYACFQPFNEASKAFYPFIQKLQSELKPNDYILNVWDRSGWMTFLLAGLFPEQQIITIWEGNHDVLGYKGFQYWMEEQPNVSVIFIDLNQELPLDDKSFSLIIAPDTLHRFSLAKFLSELTRVAKEDAAIFFPHVHLGNTQPEPFFERGGNQLHGNTYTKLFDRMESKSEWKGMIFSEPKLFVFNDFVKSEEQESLFKSDPSMEDYNALIAILPKSWQADTIQPFSIENQEHVGAARVIMNQLLQIDLHQQKVTVDRRAFDGQLDYLLERHPIYIERIKELEGLSFDSETAQILFLAERAYTLQEISTKLQISLDKVISVLSDLEMHGLLQVLPMSEKGILLQNYLMTQKLRLPHKRHNLADLWQSTLASYAEQTALYVLEDESELSYIDCEELVQLIASALLNQGLQKGDRVLLSSNLHAEGVLLFWACMQLGIVFVPISPELSSAVTADLIVKAQAKMSFVSTTVFKEKNALFENSIVLDSEEEIEGEAEYFSDWLAENSEEELEYNTEILEQDTAVILYTSGSTGIPKGVVLSHGNLFRSSELLAKHFNFESEDRYFAFGGLESMSGLRNATLSALHFGSSVVIPRQQSLGNLLSLTEEVEETKATILAANPSFLRQLTKYQERVADQLQSIRSLMCTGNALSTDLRIALKDAFDLEVINYYGLTETSGICTSESEGDEKNENSIGKAVDCIAQVVDEYDRVLPQGEVGELRVFSENLMLHYDQNATQTAEVIKNSWFYTQDLALINQNGNIELLGRKKAFIKTAKEEIIYLDHLQSFIETQQEVEDVALCTNREQDTEIIHAFIVIKASELTLEEITKQTKERIHKAFGKAAVPKYIHFKEALPYSENGKLFKQKLTDEASKYTRTIHAN, translated from the coding sequence ATGTATATCCCATTTAAACCTTTTTACGAATTAAAAGGTCTTCAAAATACCGAACTATCGAATGCTCTTTTTTGTGAATATATCCCTCATCATCAAAATCTTTATTTTCCCAATCAAGGGACAACGTTAAAAGAAGACTGTGAAGATCAGAAACAGAAAATAGACAAGATTTTAGGTGCACAATCAGCTTACGAACAGTTTCTGAAAAAGAAATACCGAAAAGCCGTTTATGATATTTATGCTTGTTTTCAGCCTTTCAACGAAGCGAGCAAAGCCTTTTATCCTTTCATACAAAAACTCCAATCAGAACTAAAGCCCAATGATTACATTTTGAATGTTTGGGATCGTTCGGGCTGGATGACATTTTTGTTGGCAGGCTTGTTCCCCGAACAACAAATCATCACGATTTGGGAAGGAAATCACGATGTATTGGGCTATAAAGGTTTTCAGTATTGGATGGAAGAACAGCCGAATGTATCCGTCATTTTTATCGATCTGAATCAAGAACTTCCGCTTGATGATAAAAGCTTTAGCCTGATCATAGCTCCCGATACTTTGCATCGTTTTTCTTTGGCAAAATTCCTTTCTGAATTGACAAGAGTTGCTAAAGAAGATGCCGCGATTTTCTTTCCTCATGTGCATTTGGGCAATACACAGCCAGAACCATTTTTTGAAAGAGGAGGAAATCAATTGCACGGGAATACCTATACAAAACTCTTTGACCGTATGGAGTCAAAAAGCGAGTGGAAAGGAATGATCTTTTCTGAACCAAAGCTTTTTGTATTCAATGATTTTGTGAAATCGGAAGAGCAAGAGTCATTGTTCAAATCTGATCCTAGCATGGAGGATTACAATGCTCTGATAGCTATTCTACCCAAAAGTTGGCAAGCTGATACAATACAGCCTTTTTCAATAGAGAATCAAGAGCATGTAGGTGCTGCAAGGGTCATCATGAATCAGTTGCTTCAAATTGATTTGCACCAACAGAAAGTGACCGTAGACCGTAGGGCTTTTGATGGGCAGCTAGATTACCTTTTAGAGCGTCACCCGATTTATATAGAGCGAATCAAAGAATTGGAAGGTTTATCTTTTGATTCGGAGACTGCTCAAATCCTTTTCCTAGCAGAAAGAGCATACACTTTACAAGAGATTTCGACAAAGCTTCAGATATCGCTAGATAAAGTCATTTCTGTTTTGAGTGATTTAGAAATGCACGGGCTTTTACAGGTTTTGCCGATGTCCGAAAAAGGAATTCTGCTTCAAAATTACTTGATGACTCAAAAACTTAGATTGCCACACAAACGACACAATCTAGCAGATTTGTGGCAAAGTACCTTGGCGAGTTATGCAGAACAAACGGCTCTTTATGTGTTAGAAGATGAAAGCGAGTTGTCTTATATCGATTGTGAAGAGTTGGTGCAACTGATTGCTTCAGCACTGTTGAATCAAGGTTTGCAAAAAGGAGATCGAGTCTTGCTATCAAGTAATCTTCATGCAGAGGGTGTGCTTCTGTTTTGGGCTTGTATGCAACTAGGAATTGTATTTGTGCCTATTTCTCCAGAGTTGTCAAGTGCTGTTACGGCTGATCTGATTGTAAAAGCACAAGCTAAAATGAGCTTTGTGAGCACGACTGTTTTCAAAGAAAAAAATGCACTTTTTGAAAATAGTATCGTGTTGGATAGTGAAGAAGAGATTGAAGGAGAAGCAGAATATTTTTCTGATTGGTTAGCAGAAAACAGCGAGGAAGAATTGGAGTACAACACTGAGATTTTAGAACAAGATACGGCAGTGATATTGTACACTTCGGGGTCTACGGGAATACCAAAAGGAGTTGTGCTTTCTCATGGAAATCTGTTCAGAAGTTCTGAGCTATTAGCCAAGCATTTCAACTTTGAAAGTGAAGACCGTTACTTTGCTTTTGGAGGTTTGGAAAGCATGAGCGGACTCCGAAATGCCACGCTTTCAGCACTTCATTTTGGTTCAAGTGTAGTCATTCCAAGACAACAGAGTTTAGGAAACCTATTGAGTTTGACTGAGGAAGTTGAAGAAACAAAAGCCACTATTTTAGCTGCCAACCCTTCTTTTCTAAGACAATTAACCAAATACCAAGAGCGTGTAGCAGATCAGCTTCAAAGCATTAGAAGTCTGATGTGTACAGGCAATGCCTTGTCTACGGACTTGCGGATAGCCTTGAAAGATGCGTTTGATTTGGAAGTGATCAATTATTATGGTCTGACCGAAACAAGTGGTATCTGTACTTCGGAATCAGAAGGAGATGAAAAGAACGAGAATAGCATAGGAAAAGCAGTTGATTGTATTGCACAAGTGGTTGACGAATATGACCGAGTTTTACCACAGGGAGAAGTCGGTGAACTCAGAGTTTTTAGTGAAAACCTTATGCTTCATTATGATCAAAATGCTACTCAAACTGCAGAGGTAATCAAAAATTCATGGTTCTATACCCAAGATTTAGCTCTAATCAATCAAAATGGAAATATAGAATTGCTAGGGCGTAAGAAAGCCTTTATCAAAACCGCAAAAGAAGAAATAATTTACTTAGATCATTTACAGTCTTTTATCGAAACTCAGCAAGAAGTTGAAGATGTAGCACTTTGTACGAACAGAGAGCAGGACACTGAAATCATTCATGCTTTTATTGTGATCAAAGCAAGTGAACTAACACTTGAAGAAATCACGAAACAGACCAAAGAACGTATACATAAGGCATTTGGAAAGGCAGCAGTACCAAAATACATCCACTTCAAAGAAGCCTTACCTTATAGCGAAAACGGAAAACTCTTTAAACAAAAACTCACTGATGAAGCCTCAAAATATACAAGAACTATTCACGCAAATTAG